Proteins found in one Crassostrea angulata isolate pt1a10 chromosome 3, ASM2561291v2, whole genome shotgun sequence genomic segment:
- the LOC128176626 gene encoding limbic system-associated membrane protein-like, translated as MYALFCILAFFSVIDAKPEVVTYDLGEDLIYPLYCRVDDIRRTSWKRDDNLITFGKMVFKDKDRISIDSSRPLEYNLKMTQMSKNDEGNYSCTAGEKTFGSYFLKAKESASIPTVISNITSMVGETVLLWCNATGYPEPTVTWYAYQQTESGEKLKNIGISGNMLGIRNISRNCNTIYQCQAINSYRMKKPVAKNITLRVDFFPDVFVHNEINGNEISNGGSILGRKQDSVVLSCSVYAVPPPNVTWSRDNITIGTYHHVNGAIEKSQNNNTFLYELKTEPLQIKTGISLTLDFQLDADYTFASYHCDAENEVGSNRKTVKIKHVQKR; from the exons ATGTACgcattattttgtatattagcTTTTTTCAGTGTCATCGATGCAAAGCCAG AAGTGGTGACATACGATCTGGGAGAAGATTTGATCTATCCATTATACTGCAGAGTGGATGATATTCGCAGA ACCTCTTGGAAACGAGATGACAATCTGATAACCTTTGGTAAAATGGTTTTTAAAGACAAAGACAGAATATCAATTGATTCTTCGAGACCACTGGAATATAATTTAAAGATGACGCAAATGTCAAAGAATGATGAAGGAAATTATTCATGCACAGCTGGGGAAAAGACATTTGGAAGCTACTTTCTGAAAGCTAAAG aGTCAGCATCAATTCCGACAGTCATTTCTAACATAACCAGCATGGTAGGAGAAACAGTTCTTCTCTGGTGTAATGCCACCGGTTATCCGGAACCTACAGTTACCTGGTATGCATACCAGCAAACAGAGTCTGGGGAAAAACTTAAAA atATAGGAATCAGTGGGAACATGCTTGGTATACGTAACATATCCCGAAACTGTAATACTATATATCAGTGTCAGGCAATAAACAGTTATAGAATGAAGAAACCCGTGGCGAAAAACATTACACTCAGGGTTGACT TTTTTCCTGACGTCTTTGTCCATAATGAAATTAACGGAAATGAAATCTCAAATGGCGGTTCCATTCTGGGGAGAAAACAAGACAGCGTGGTCCTGTCCTGTTCGGTATATGCCGTCCCTCCACCCAATGTGACGTGGTCCAGGGATAACATAACAATAGGAACATACCACCATGTTAACGGTGCAATTGAAAAATCCCAGAATAATAATACTTTCTTGTACGAATTGAAAACAGAGCCGTTACAGATCAAAACAGGGATTTCTCTTACGCTGGACTTTCAGTTGGATGCTGATTACACCTTTGCTAGTTACCACTGTGACGCAGAGAATGAAGTAGGATCTAACAGGAAAACTGTGAAAATTAAACATGTTCAGAAgcgttaa